One stretch of Shewanella sp. Arc9-LZ DNA includes these proteins:
- the lpdA gene encoding dihydrolipoyl dehydrogenase, translating into MSNEIKTQVVVLGAGPAGYSAAFRAADLGLDTIIVERFSTLGGVCLNVGCIPSKALLHVAKVIEEAKIVADHGVVFGEPKIDLDKLRSFKNKVIGQLTGGLGGMSKMRKVDVVNGFGKFTGPNSLEVTAEDGTVTVVQFEQAIIAAGSRPIKLPFIPHDDPRIWDSTDALELKEVPGKLLVMGGGIIGLEMGTVYSSLGSKIDVVEMFDQVIPAADKDVVRVFTKQIKKKFNLILETKVTAVEAKDDGIYVTMEGKNAPAEPVRYDAVLVAIGRSPNGKSLAAEKAGVNVDERGFINVDKQLRTNVPHIYAIGDIVGQPMLAHKGVHEGHVAAEVISGMKHYFDPKVIPSIAYTNPEVAWVGLTEKEAKEQGIAYETATFPWAASGRAIASDCSEGMTKLIFDKETHRVIGGAIVGSNGGELLGEIGLAIEMGCDAEDIALTIHAHPTLHESVGLAAEMYEGSITDLPNPKAVKKK; encoded by the coding sequence ATGAGTAACGAAATCAAAACTCAAGTAGTCGTACTAGGAGCAGGCCCAGCAGGTTATTCTGCGGCGTTTCGTGCTGCTGACTTAGGCTTAGACACCATAATTGTTGAGCGTTTCAGTACCCTTGGTGGTGTGTGTCTAAACGTTGGTTGTATTCCTTCAAAAGCACTATTGCACGTAGCAAAAGTCATTGAAGAAGCCAAAATTGTTGCTGACCATGGTGTTGTTTTTGGTGAGCCAAAGATTGATTTAGACAAATTACGTAGCTTTAAAAATAAAGTCATTGGCCAATTAACAGGCGGTTTAGGCGGAATGTCTAAAATGCGTAAAGTTGATGTGGTTAATGGTTTTGGTAAGTTCACTGGCCCTAATAGCTTAGAAGTTACTGCTGAAGATGGCACTGTGACTGTTGTTCAGTTTGAACAAGCCATTATTGCAGCGGGTTCACGTCCAATTAAATTACCGTTTATTCCACATGACGACCCACGTATTTGGGACTCAACTGATGCACTTGAACTGAAAGAAGTGCCTGGTAAGTTATTAGTGATGGGTGGCGGTATTATTGGTCTAGAAATGGGTACTGTGTATTCATCTTTAGGCAGTAAAATTGACGTGGTTGAAATGTTTGACCAAGTTATTCCTGCTGCAGATAAAGACGTTGTCCGTGTATTCACTAAGCAAATCAAGAAGAAGTTTAACCTTATTCTTGAAACTAAAGTGACCGCAGTTGAAGCAAAAGACGACGGTATTTACGTAACAATGGAAGGCAAGAATGCACCTGCCGAACCTGTTCGTTACGATGCTGTTTTAGTCGCAATTGGTCGTTCACCTAATGGTAAGTCTTTAGCTGCTGAAAAAGCAGGTGTGAATGTTGATGAACGTGGCTTTATTAACGTTGATAAGCAGTTACGTACTAACGTACCGCATATTTATGCTATCGGTGATATCGTTGGTCAGCCTATGTTGGCTCATAAAGGTGTGCATGAAGGTCATGTTGCAGCGGAAGTGATTTCGGGCATGAAGCACTACTTCGATCCTAAAGTGATTCCATCAATTGCTTATACTAATCCTGAAGTAGCATGGGTCGGTTTAACTGAGAAAGAAGCGAAAGAGCAAGGTATTGCTTACGAAACCGCAACTTTCCCTTGGGCTGCAAGCGGCCGTGCAATCGCTTCTGATTGCAGTGAAGGTATGACTAAGTTAATTTTCGACAAAGAGACTCATCGCGTGATCGGTGGTGCTATTGTTGGATCTAACGGCGGTGAATTATTAGGTGAAATTGGCCTAGCAATTGAAATGGGTTGTGATGCTGAAGATATCGCATTAACGATTCATGCTCACCCAACATTACATGAGTCTGTAGGCTTAGCGGCTGAAATGTATGAAGGTTCAATTACTGACTTACCTAACCCTAAAGCGGTTAAGAAGAAGTAA
- the aceF gene encoding pyruvate dehydrogenase complex dihydrolipoyllysine-residue acetyltransferase: MAELKEVLVPNIDTDAVQVIEICAAVGDYLEKEASIITVESDKATMDIPAPFAGTLAELKIAVGDTVSEGTLIAMMSAANAAPAKAEAAAPAPKAEAPVAQAAAPAPVTPVAAPSVGSSEVIEVKVPDIGGDTDVSVIEVLVAVGDSIDVDTGLITLETDKATMDVPSPKAGVVKSVTVAVGDKVSEGSLVITLEVAGSAPVAAAPTASAPQAAAPVAQAAQAPAAQAATTTQVQEIHVPDIGDANDVDIIEVLVAVGDEITADQGLITLETDKATMEVPAPFAGKLVSLTVKVGDKVSQGSLIATIETTSSAPVAQAAPAQAEPAPAAAAPTMAANRPSTPPVPFHPSAAVTASTGVVHASPAVRRLAREFGVDLTKVSGTGRKARILKEDVQAFVKYELSRPKATAATAVSGGAGGLNVIAAPKVDFSKFGEVEEIPLSRIQKISGPNLHRNWVTIPHVTQFDEADITEMEAFRKQQNDLAAKKKADYKITPLVFMMKAVAKALAEFPVFNSSLSPDGESLIQKKYFHIGVAVDTPNGLMVPVVRDVDKKGIVELSRELTDISIRARDGKLKSADMQGSCFTISSLGGIGGTAFTPIVNYPDVAILGVSKSEIKPKWNGKEFEPKLMLPLSLSYDHRVIDGAMAARFSVTLSAILSDIRTLIL, from the coding sequence GTGGCTGAATTAAAAGAAGTTTTGGTTCCTAACATCGATACTGATGCAGTACAGGTTATTGAAATTTGTGCTGCGGTTGGTGATTATCTTGAAAAAGAAGCATCAATCATTACAGTTGAAAGTGATAAAGCGACCATGGACATTCCAGCACCTTTTGCTGGTACGTTAGCAGAATTAAAAATCGCTGTCGGTGATACCGTTTCTGAAGGTACCTTGATTGCGATGATGAGTGCAGCTAACGCTGCACCGGCTAAAGCCGAAGCAGCTGCGCCAGCACCTAAAGCTGAAGCGCCAGTGGCACAAGCAGCAGCTCCTGCACCAGTGACGCCAGTTGCCGCACCAAGTGTTGGTAGCTCAGAAGTGATTGAAGTAAAAGTACCTGATATCGGCGGAGACACTGACGTGTCGGTCATCGAAGTATTAGTTGCTGTTGGTGATAGCATTGACGTTGATACGGGCTTAATTACCTTAGAAACCGATAAAGCAACCATGGACGTACCGTCACCTAAAGCGGGCGTGGTTAAATCAGTAACAGTGGCCGTTGGCGACAAAGTGTCTGAAGGTTCATTGGTTATCACGCTAGAAGTTGCCGGTTCTGCGCCTGTTGCAGCTGCACCTACTGCATCTGCGCCACAAGCCGCTGCACCGGTTGCTCAAGCGGCTCAGGCTCCTGCAGCACAAGCCGCAACGACAACTCAAGTACAAGAAATTCATGTGCCTGATATTGGCGACGCCAATGATGTTGATATTATCGAAGTGTTGGTTGCTGTTGGTGATGAAATCACTGCAGATCAAGGGTTAATTACCCTTGAAACAGACAAAGCTACGATGGAAGTGCCAGCACCGTTTGCCGGTAAATTAGTGTCGTTAACGGTTAAAGTGGGCGATAAAGTGTCTCAAGGTAGCTTAATTGCGACCATTGAAACCACTAGCTCTGCACCAGTAGCGCAAGCTGCTCCTGCTCAAGCAGAGCCCGCTCCAGCGGCAGCCGCGCCAACTATGGCGGCTAATCGTCCATCCACTCCACCAGTGCCGTTTCACCCAAGTGCTGCAGTGACTGCGTCAACCGGCGTTGTTCATGCTTCGCCTGCGGTACGTCGCTTAGCGCGTGAGTTTGGTGTTGATTTAACCAAGGTTTCTGGTACTGGCCGTAAAGCGCGTATTTTGAAAGAAGACGTGCAAGCGTTTGTGAAATACGAATTATCACGCCCTAAAGCAACTGCTGCTACAGCGGTTTCTGGTGGTGCTGGTGGCTTAAACGTGATTGCAGCGCCTAAAGTTGATTTCAGTAAGTTTGGTGAAGTGGAAGAAATACCACTAAGCCGTATCCAGAAAATCTCTGGTCCTAATTTGCATCGCAACTGGGTAACTATTCCACATGTCACCCAGTTTGACGAAGCTGATATCACTGAGATGGAAGCATTCCGTAAGCAGCAGAACGACCTTGCCGCGAAGAAGAAAGCGGATTACAAGATCACTCCACTAGTGTTCATGATGAAAGCTGTCGCCAAAGCATTAGCTGAGTTCCCTGTGTTTAACTCTAGTTTGAGCCCTGATGGTGAGTCGCTTATTCAGAAGAAGTACTTCCACATTGGTGTTGCTGTTGATACGCCAAATGGCCTAATGGTTCCGGTGGTACGTGACGTTGATAAGAAAGGCATTGTTGAATTGTCGCGTGAGTTAACCGACATTTCTATCCGTGCTCGTGACGGCAAACTTAAGTCTGCTGACATGCAAGGTAGCTGTTTTACCATTTCAAGTTTAGGTGGTATTGGCGGTACGGCGTTTACGCCGATTGTTAACTACCCAGACGTGGCTATTTTAGGTGTTTCAAAATCTGAAATTAAGCCAAAGTGGAATGGTAAAGAGTTTGAACCTAAATTAATGTTGCCGTTATCGTTGTCATATGACCATCGCGTTATTGATGGCGCAATGGCTGCACGCTTTAGTGTGACCTTGTCTGCGATACTATCAGACATTCGTACATTGATTTTATAA
- the aceE gene encoding pyruvate dehydrogenase (acetyl-transferring), homodimeric type yields the protein MSEDMLQDLDPSETQEWVDALQAVLEQEGPERAHFLLEKLIDKARRNGTHLPYNATTAYLNTIPAGQEPNMPGNQEMERRIRAIIRWNALAMVLRGSKKDLELGGHISSFASSATIYDVCFNHFFRAPNEHDGGDLVYFQGHIAPGIYARSFLEGRITEEQMANFRQEVDGKGLSSYPHPKLMPTYWQFPTVSMGLGPIQAIYQARYLKYLTDRGLKDCSKQTVYCFLGDGECDEPEALGAIGLAAREELDNLVFIVNCNLQRLDGPVRGNGKIIQELEGEFRGAGWEVVKVIWGRYWDPLLARDTSGKLLQLMEETVDGEYQNCKAKGGAYTREHFFGKYPETAEMVANMSDDDIWRLNRGGHDPVKVYAALEHAQKTKGRPTVILAKTVKGYGLGDAGEGKNIAHNVKKMGAESIRYFRDRFNIPIPDDQLEDLPFYHPGPDSEEVKYLKSRREALLGYLPQRREKFTEELEIPSLKIFDSILKGSNGREISSTMAFVRVLTALLKDKGIGKRIVPIIPDEARTFGMEGLFRQVGIYAHEGQKYIPQDSDQVAYYREDKTGQVLQEGINELGAMSSWVSAATSYSVNNMPTIPFYIYYSMFGFQRIGDMAWAAGDMRARGFLVGGTSGRTTLNGEGLQHQDGHSHVLANTIPNCISYDPTYGYEIAVVVQDGIRRMYGENQEDIFFYLTTMNENYVQPEMPAGAEEGIVKGIYKLETVAGSGKGKVQLMGCGTILEEVRKAAQALAKDFGVSADVFSVTSFNELTRDGQAAERWNMLHPTAKPKQAYISQVLSADAPAIVATDYMKIYGEQLRAFVPTDYKVLGTDGFGRSDSRANLRHHFEVDAKFIVIAALKSLVDRNEMPVDVLTKAIAEYGIDADKINPQFA from the coding sequence ATGTCTGAAGATATGCTTCAAGATTTAGACCCATCAGAAACCCAAGAATGGGTTGATGCTCTACAAGCTGTGTTAGAGCAAGAAGGGCCTGAACGTGCACACTTTTTACTCGAAAAATTAATCGACAAAGCTCGCCGTAACGGTACTCACTTACCGTATAACGCGACAACTGCGTATTTAAACACTATTCCAGCAGGCCAAGAACCAAACATGCCTGGCAACCAAGAAATGGAACGCCGTATTCGGGCGATTATTCGTTGGAATGCTTTGGCTATGGTGTTACGTGGTTCTAAGAAAGATTTAGAGCTGGGTGGCCATATTTCAAGTTTCGCGTCTAGTGCGACAATTTACGATGTGTGTTTTAACCATTTCTTCCGTGCGCCTAATGAGCATGACGGTGGTGATTTGGTGTATTTCCAAGGTCATATTGCACCTGGTATTTATGCGCGTTCGTTCCTTGAAGGCCGTATTACTGAAGAACAAATGGCTAACTTCCGTCAAGAAGTTGATGGCAAAGGACTTTCTTCGTACCCACACCCTAAGTTAATGCCTACTTATTGGCAGTTCCCGACGGTATCGATGGGTCTAGGTCCTATTCAAGCGATTTACCAAGCGCGTTATTTAAAGTATTTAACTGACCGTGGTTTAAAAGATTGTTCTAAGCAGACGGTTTACTGTTTCTTAGGCGACGGTGAGTGTGACGAGCCAGAAGCATTAGGTGCTATTGGTTTAGCTGCCCGTGAAGAATTAGATAACTTAGTCTTTATTGTTAACTGTAACTTACAGCGTCTTGATGGTCCTGTACGTGGTAACGGTAAAATCATCCAAGAACTTGAAGGCGAATTCCGCGGCGCAGGCTGGGAAGTGGTTAAAGTGATTTGGGGACGCTATTGGGATCCGTTATTGGCTCGTGATACTAGCGGTAAATTATTGCAGTTAATGGAAGAAACCGTAGACGGTGAATACCAAAACTGTAAAGCCAAAGGCGGCGCGTATACGCGTGAGCATTTCTTTGGTAAGTACCCTGAAACTGCCGAAATGGTTGCTAACATGTCAGATGATGACATTTGGCGTTTAAACCGTGGTGGTCATGATCCTGTTAAAGTTTACGCTGCACTTGAACATGCACAGAAAACTAAAGGTCGCCCAACCGTTATCTTAGCTAAAACCGTTAAAGGTTACGGTTTAGGTGATGCAGGCGAAGGTAAAAACATCGCTCACAACGTGAAGAAGATGGGTGCTGAATCTATTCGCTACTTCCGCGATCGTTTCAATATCCCGATCCCTGATGACCAGCTAGAAGATCTGCCTTTCTATCATCCAGGTCCAGACTCTGAAGAAGTGAAATACTTGAAGAGTCGCCGTGAAGCATTATTAGGTTATTTACCGCAACGTCGTGAAAAGTTCACTGAAGAGTTAGAAATTCCTTCATTGAAAATTTTTGATTCGATTTTGAAAGGCTCTAATGGCCGTGAAATTTCGTCAACCATGGCGTTTGTACGGGTATTAACCGCGTTATTGAAAGACAAGGGTATTGGTAAGCGTATTGTGCCGATTATTCCTGATGAAGCGCGTACTTTTGGTATGGAAGGTTTATTCCGTCAAGTGGGTATTTATGCTCACGAAGGCCAAAAATATATCCCACAAGATTCTGATCAAGTGGCGTACTACCGTGAAGATAAAACCGGTCAGGTTTTACAAGAAGGTATTAACGAATTAGGTGCAATGTCATCTTGGGTATCAGCTGCAACTAGCTACTCAGTCAATAACATGCCAACGATTCCGTTTTATATCTACTACTCTATGTTTGGTTTCCAACGTATTGGCGACATGGCATGGGCTGCTGGCGACATGCGCGCTCGTGGTTTCTTAGTCGGTGGTACTTCAGGTCGTACAACATTGAACGGCGAAGGTTTACAGCATCAAGATGGTCACAGCCACGTATTGGCTAACACTATTCCAAACTGTATTTCTTACGATCCAACTTACGGTTATGAAATTGCAGTTGTAGTACAAGATGGTATTCGTCGTATGTATGGCGAAAATCAAGAAGATATCTTCTTCTACCTAACCACAATGAACGAAAACTATGTTCAGCCAGAAATGCCAGCCGGTGCCGAAGAAGGTATTGTCAAAGGTATTTACAAGCTTGAAACAGTTGCCGGTAGTGGTAAAGGTAAAGTGCAGTTAATGGGTTGCGGTACGATACTTGAAGAAGTGCGTAAAGCTGCACAAGCATTAGCAAAAGACTTTGGCGTAAGCGCTGACGTATTCAGTGTAACTAGCTTTAACGAGTTAACTCGTGACGGCCAGGCTGCTGAGCGTTGGAACATGTTGCACCCAACAGCAAAACCTAAGCAAGCATATATTAGCCAAGTATTATCTGCAGACGCGCCAGCGATTGTGGCTACTGACTACATGAAGATATACGGCGAGCAATTACGTGCTTTCGTACCGACAGACTATAAAGTACTTGGTACTGATGGTTTTGGTCGTAGCGATAGCCGCGCAAACTTACGTCATCACTTTGAAGTAGACGCTAAGTTTATTGTTATTGCGGCACTGAAGTCTCTTGTTGATCGTAATGAAATGCCTGTTGATGTGTTGACTAAAGCCATCGCTGAATATGGTATTGATGCTGACAAGATTAACCCACAGTTCGCGTAA
- the pdhR gene encoding pyruvate dehydrogenase complex transcriptional repressor PdhR, which translates to MAYIKINQPKISDVIMEQLERMILEGSLQPGQKLPPERELAVQFEVSRPSLREAIQKLEAKGLLMRRQGGGTYVKEQLWQSLADPIVELMHNDSESQYDLLEFRHATEGMMAYYAALRGTDSDMQNIQKRIIEVEAATNIEAKAAAIVRFYRAVAEASHNVAMLHLVLSLTPVLHKNVAQNLELLSIREEASTMANDHRRALLAAIIRRDPDAAREASNEHLSYIEEVMLSVREEDSRLQRSLRRLKSGV; encoded by the coding sequence ATGGCTTATATTAAGATTAACCAGCCAAAAATTTCTGATGTGATCATGGAGCAATTAGAGCGGATGATCCTAGAAGGCAGTTTGCAGCCTGGTCAGAAACTACCTCCTGAACGCGAACTCGCGGTGCAATTTGAAGTGTCTCGTCCTTCTTTACGTGAAGCGATTCAAAAATTAGAAGCTAAAGGGTTGCTCATGCGTCGTCAAGGCGGTGGCACCTATGTTAAAGAACAACTGTGGCAAAGCCTTGCCGATCCTATCGTTGAATTAATGCATAACGACTCTGAAAGTCAGTATGACTTACTCGAATTCCGTCACGCCACAGAAGGCATGATGGCGTATTATGCTGCGCTGCGTGGCACCGATTCGGATATGCAGAATATTCAAAAACGAATTATTGAAGTAGAAGCTGCGACGAATATTGAGGCTAAAGCTGCTGCCATTGTACGTTTTTATCGTGCGGTTGCAGAAGCATCACACAATGTTGCTATGTTGCATTTAGTATTAAGTTTAACCCCTGTGCTGCACAAAAATGTCGCACAAAATCTGGAGCTTTTAAGCATACGCGAAGAAGCTTCCACCATGGCAAATGATCACAGACGCGCGTTACTGGCTGCGATTATACGCCGGGACCCAGACGCTGCACGTGAAGCTTCGAATGAGCACTTAAGCTACATCGAAGAAGTCATGTTGTCAGTAAGGGAAGAAGACAGTCGGTTGCAACGTAGTTTGCGCCGTTTAAAGAGCGGCGTGTAG
- the ampE gene encoding beta-lactamase regulator AmpE: protein MALFSLLVAILVERMKLLPSGWQFDSVMTRYQKQFWDSQSLKSPFGVVIAIVLPALLVLLISFLLDGIFFDLLSLLFWVLISIICFSHQTLRIVFKQYIQAACRGDVQACYCYASELDSTEHLDVVDEQDLGRKVGQMVAWINYRYYGAVALYLIFLGPVGAVLYCTVRFYSEYNSKNKLEMPLVDRLQMIFDWLPSRVFSFGYVLSGQFSSGLSVWRQYGLSVNTDAKTIVTHTAVAAESLPEVGDAPLSVQSTLALLALSKRNFVLLLTMVSVLTIFGFVS, encoded by the coding sequence ATGGCGTTATTTTCATTATTAGTGGCAATTCTAGTTGAGCGTATGAAGCTTCTGCCGAGCGGTTGGCAGTTCGATAGTGTGATGACGCGTTACCAAAAGCAGTTTTGGGATAGCCAGTCGCTAAAATCACCATTCGGTGTGGTGATTGCCATCGTGTTGCCTGCCTTATTAGTGTTGTTGATCAGTTTTCTGCTTGATGGTATTTTTTTTGATTTATTGAGCTTGTTGTTTTGGGTGCTGATATCGATTATTTGCTTTAGTCACCAAACATTACGAATTGTGTTTAAACAGTATATTCAAGCGGCATGCCGCGGAGATGTACAAGCCTGTTACTGTTACGCTAGCGAGTTGGACTCTACAGAGCATTTGGATGTAGTGGACGAACAGGATTTAGGCCGCAAAGTGGGCCAAATGGTGGCGTGGATTAATTACCGCTATTACGGTGCTGTGGCGTTGTATTTGATATTTTTAGGCCCAGTAGGTGCAGTTTTATATTGTACAGTGCGTTTTTATAGTGAGTACAACAGCAAGAATAAACTTGAAATGCCATTGGTCGACCGTTTACAAATGATATTTGATTGGCTGCCAAGCAGAGTGTTTAGTTTTGGTTATGTGTTAAGTGGCCAGTTTAGTTCAGGGTTAAGCGTTTGGCGACAATATGGTTTAAGTGTCAATACCGATGCTAAAACGATAGTGACCCATACTGCTGTTGCGGCAGAGTCTTTACCTGAAGTTGGAGATGCGCCGTTGAGTGTGCAATCTACCCTGGCATTACTGGCATTAAGTAAGCGTAACTTTGTATTACTGCTAACCATGGTTTCGGTATTAACCATTTTTGGATTTGTTAGTTAG
- the ampD gene encoding 1,6-anhydro-N-acetylmuramyl-L-alanine amidase AmpD has translation MAKGLLKQGWLASARKCISPHFNSRPTDEVSLLVIHNISLPAGCFGLPHIDALFQGCLDIKADDSFTELAGLQVSAHFLIRRDGEVVQYVSCDDRAWHAGISEFNGRKGCNDFAIGIELEGTDSSGYTDEQYHQLMLLTFELMAQYPMINVNNIVGHCDIAPGRKTDPGFSFDWSRYKQAIAVA, from the coding sequence ATGGCAAAAGGCTTATTAAAACAAGGTTGGTTAGCCAGCGCTAGAAAGTGTATTTCGCCCCATTTTAATTCACGGCCAACAGATGAGGTGAGTTTGTTGGTGATCCACAATATTAGTTTACCGGCGGGGTGTTTTGGCTTACCGCACATTGATGCACTTTTTCAAGGCTGCTTAGATATTAAGGCTGACGACAGTTTTACTGAGTTGGCAGGTTTGCAAGTTTCGGCACACTTTTTAATTCGCCGCGATGGTGAAGTGGTGCAGTATGTGAGTTGTGATGACAGAGCATGGCACGCTGGTATCTCTGAGTTTAACGGGCGTAAGGGCTGTAACGACTTTGCAATTGGTATTGAACTAGAAGGCACCGATAGTAGTGGTTATACCGATGAGCAATATCATCAATTAATGCTGTTAACATTTGAGTTAATGGCGCAGTATCCTATGATTAACGTAAATAATATTGTTGGCCATTGTGATATCGCACCAGGGCGTAAAACAGATCCAGGTTTTAGTTTTGATTGGTCTCGATATAAGCAAGCCATTGCCGTTGCTTAG
- the nadC gene encoding carboxylating nicotinate-nucleotide diphosphorylase, producing MLENDIRHAVQTALDEDLGHTAHNTIHDMLNADITAQLIPADKHVSGALITREDGVFCGKAWAEQVFNQLGSEVVLHWHVDDGDLIVANQLLCELSGPARAILTGERTAMNFIQTLSGVASLTKLYVNKLAGTHTQLLDTRKTIPGLRTAQKYAVTCGGGKNHRIGLFDAFLIKENHIMACGGISQAITAARALDGNKPVEVEVESLDELTQALAGGADIIMLDNFDVTMMVDAVSLNNRYKDQGKGAKLEVSGNVTLDTLATFAQTGVDYISVGALTKHVKALDLSLRLKA from the coding sequence ATGTTAGAAAACGACATCCGTCATGCAGTGCAAACAGCGCTTGATGAAGACTTAGGTCACACAGCCCATAATACCATTCACGATATGCTCAATGCTGATATTACCGCTCAGCTTATCCCTGCAGACAAACACGTTTCCGGCGCGTTAATCACCCGCGAAGATGGGGTTTTTTGCGGTAAAGCGTGGGCAGAGCAAGTATTTAATCAACTGGGTAGTGAAGTCGTGCTGCATTGGCATGTTGATGACGGTGACTTAATTGTAGCCAATCAATTGTTATGCGAACTATCTGGCCCTGCACGCGCGATTTTAACTGGCGAACGTACAGCAATGAACTTCATTCAAACCTTATCAGGGGTAGCCAGCTTAACAAAATTGTACGTTAATAAACTTGCAGGTACCCATACTCAATTGCTCGATACCCGTAAAACTATTCCTGGTCTTCGCACCGCCCAAAAATATGCAGTCACCTGCGGTGGCGGCAAAAACCATCGCATTGGTTTATTCGATGCCTTCTTAATCAAAGAAAACCATATAATGGCGTGCGGCGGCATCTCACAAGCCATTACAGCAGCGCGCGCTTTAGATGGTAACAAGCCAGTAGAAGTGGAAGTAGAGTCTCTTGATGAGCTCACCCAAGCACTTGCTGGCGGAGCAGATATCATTATGCTCGACAACTTTGACGTCACCATGATGGTCGACGCAGTCAGCCTTAATAATCGTTATAAAGACCAAGGCAAAGGCGCTAAATTAGAGGTTTCAGGCAATGTCACGTTAGACACCCTAGCCACCTTCGCACAAACTGGCGTTGATTATATTTCAGTAGGCGCCCTGACTAAGCATGTCAAAGCATTAGATTTATCATTGAGATTGAAGGCTTAA
- a CDS encoding pilin: protein MKGINQIKNAKGFTLIELMIVVAIIGILAAIALPAYQDYTVKSQVGSAYSEVSSVKSQYEVIMNEGKTPSLTATDAGYIGQTEGDARYCTLALEADGGGVKCTIKNSNAKATGKSLTLKRTAEGVWSCVTGGSLEAKFKPGSCS from the coding sequence ATGAAAGGTATTAACCAAATCAAAAACGCTAAGGGTTTCACTCTTATTGAATTAATGATCGTAGTCGCGATCATCGGTATTCTTGCAGCAATCGCATTGCCTGCTTATCAAGATTACACTGTTAAATCACAGGTTGGTTCTGCATATTCAGAGGTTAGTTCAGTTAAATCTCAATATGAAGTAATTATGAATGAAGGAAAAACACCTTCTCTAACTGCTACCGATGCTGGCTATATTGGCCAGACTGAAGGTGATGCTCGTTACTGCACACTAGCTTTAGAGGCAGATGGTGGTGGCGTTAAATGTACAATCAAGAATTCAAATGCAAAAGCAACCGGAAAAAGCTTAACCTTAAAGAGGACTGCTGAAGGTGTGTGGTCATGTGTTACGGGTGGGAGTTTAGAAGCTAAATTCAAACCAGGTAGCTGTAGCTAA